From a region of the Calliphora vicina chromosome 4, idCalVici1.1, whole genome shotgun sequence genome:
- the Ndc80 gene encoding uncharacterized protein Ndc80, with amino-acid sequence MQRPRRTSEFQEDPVGIRRQSRVQQRNTLAPSPAGNAGVTAACTGGTAKKYNARQSRIAVPSRPSSSDRGGSNNPYLAVPSSAIKRGVTPQKTPLPKTTANRVLFTAEKQRTGQGGSSMPLHNDKKWVQEQTQRITEHLLSQNTLGNGISTDFLNRGLRQMSIKQFVAIINYFLSYIWGNRYTVGTNHVEDIINILQKLQYPHPLNKSWLKTPNTQHSFGNVIVLFDFLMDFVPPAEEEDSNGIYFDLKEPEELSASRMQEDNFQIPDLEFQQQLLRNSEEGFMLWDKQKTDEFNTLQLQTCNLLIQKNCGLADVDAVKFEVEKLQDILKSLEKEKPSEDKDMLKMKSKLSHELKTLKREIKTLQDECEADERDIKELNSRKQVTAKEVDSIEMDIKSLHEMLNSQSCTVEQRNQLVADVMQHKQMMAIKERAIQDLQTRYHNQQILQSKAIKQFNDQIETFNAHMREIKFSDLLKTNSDTSLNESILELSLRPQQTELDKLIPLLHEINENALHCIQTNKKKIFQLQDNSKQLVTDIDGKLHPKLKALREANISNVGNVQKLVNILKQEECKLLVTIQKMEEDIIAADKTIEELQLLIKQKKSLVDELMQANEQTMQHAEQKHRQCLEQRRAFLEAYDEMLEECIQNDVLQQLIKQVQLQEKQLEEFKKDFNKN; translated from the exons ATGCAAAGACCTAGAAGAACTTCAGAATTTCAAGAAGATCCGGTTGGTATACGACGTCAGTCAAG AGTCCAACAAAGGAATACACTAGCTCCGTCGCCTGCTGGAAATGCTGGTGTTACAGCAGCTTGTACTGGCGGCACGGCTAAGAAATATAACGCCAG GCAAAGTCGAATTGCCGTACCATCACGTCCCTCGTCCAGTGACCGTGGCGGATCTAATAATCCCTACCTGGCCGTACCCTCATCGGCCATAAAACGTGGGGTCACACCGCAAAAAACCCCTTTGCCCAAGACCACTGCTAACCGAGTATTGTTTACCGCCGAAAAACAACGTACCGGCCAGGGAGGCAGTTCGATGCCTTTGCATAATGATAAGAAATGGGTGCAGGAACAAACACAACGTATAACAGAGCACTTGCTCAGCCAAAATACTCTGGGTAATGGCATAAGTACGGATTTTTTAAATCGTGGTCTAAGGCAAATGTCTATTAAACAATTTGTGGCCATTATCAACTATTTCTTAAGCTATATATGGGGCAATCGTTATACTGTGGGTACCAATCATGTAgaagatataataaatattttgcaaaaactgcAATATCCACATCCTCTCAACAAGTCGTGGCTTAAAACTCCCAACACTCAACATTCTTTTGGTAATGTCATTGTTTTATTTGACTTTCTTATGGATTTTGTGCCACCTGCCGAGGAAGAGGACAGCAATGGcatatattttgatttaaaagagCCCGAAGAGTTAAGTGCTTCAAGGATGCAAGaagataattttcaaataccggACTTGGAATTTCAACAGCAATTGCTGAGAAACTCGGAGGAAGGCTTTATGTTGTGGGACAAACAGAAAACTGATGAATTCAATACTCTCCAACTACAGACCTGTAATCTTCTAATACAAAAAAACTGTGGCCTAGCCGATGTGGATGCTGTCAAGTTTGAAGTAGAAAAATTGcaagacattttaaaatctcTAGAAAAAGAAAAACCTTCCGAAGATAAAGATATGCTGAAAATGAAATCAAAACTTTCACACGAATTGAAAACTTTAAAACGTGAAATCAAAACTCTGCAAGATGAGTGTGAGGCTGATGAAAGAGatataaaagaattaaattctCGTAAACAGGTCACCGCTAAGGAAGTAGATTCCATTGAAATGGATATAAAATCCTTGCATGAAATGCTAAATAGTCAATCGTGCACGGTGGAACAACGTAATCAACTGGTAGCAGATGTTATGCAGCACAAACAGATGATGGCCATTAAAGAACGTGCCATACAAGATCTTCAAACTCGCTATCACAATCAGCAGATACTACAATCAAAAgccataaaacaatttaatgatCAAATCGAAACCTTCAATGCTCACATGAGAGAAATTAAGTTCTCCGATCTCTTGAAAACCAATAGCGACACTTCGCTCAACGAAAGCATACTCGAATTGTCTTTAAGGCCCCAGCAAACGGAATTGGATAAACTAATACCACTTCTGCATGAAATCAATGAAAATGCTTTACACTGTATACAAactaataaaaagaaaatattccagCTACAGGATAATAGCAAACAATTAGTAACTGATATTGATGGAAAATTACATCCTAAGCTAAAAGCTTTACGTGAAGCCAATATCTCTAATGTTGGTAACGTACAAAAGCTTGTGAATATCCTCAAACAGGAGGAATGTAAACTGCTAGTAACAATACAGAAGATGGAAGAGGATATTATTGCGGCCGATAAAACTATAGAGGAATTGCAATTGCTCATCAAACAGAAGAAATCCCTGGTGGATGAATTGATGCAAGCCAATGAACAGACAATGCAGCATGCTGAACAAAAACATCGCCAGTGTTTGGAACAGCGAAGGGCTTTTCTGGAAGCCTACGATGAAATGTTGGAGGAATGCATACAAAACGATGTACTACAGCAGCTAATCAAACAGGTTCAATTGCAAGAGAAACAATTGGAGGAATTTAAAAAGGATTTTAATAAgaattaa
- the LOC135956313 gene encoding solute carrier family 41 member 2 isoform X3 — protein sequence MRRRQTTSNTDNDKLSGLPHSTTGSLSSIITTSIASSEPDPGAGGGGGNGGGGHDPSNSVDEKMALNRPGIKQEKWSSILIQVSIPFFLAGIGTIGAGIILGRVEKWRVFKSVSELFILVPALLGLKGNLDMCLASRLSTQVNLGNMTGRKEVIRMIVGNIALVQVQATVASFLVAMFAVSVGAAMDGNFYFEHVMLLTASAMFTATSSCFVLDFVLVAVILLSQKYRLNPDNLATPLAASIGDVVSISLLSFIASILFDNIKTHLWITYVVVACYLVLLPMWVTVVLKNKYTRPVLKSGWVPVLSALCISGLGGLVLDAAVEVFHGFVVFQPIINGIGGNLVSVQASKISTMLHQSSIIGIIPPHTKIFEWPWKALFKGVPYAKTARLLIALSIPGNILFIYVADYIHMSQSTITWAFALSYLLASLIQLMLLLYIAHIIVHAMWKWKIDPDNSSIPYLTALGDLLGSSLLALAFIFLLSINKEYGVGLDTLNASN from the exons ACACCGACAATGACAAATTGTCCGGTTTACCACATTCGACAACCGGTTCATTAAGCTCTATCATCACGACGTCCATAGCATCCTCAGAACCTGATCCAGGAGCGGGCGGCGGTGGCGGCAATGGCGGCGGTGGTCATGATCCCTCAAATAGTGTAGATGAAAAGATGGCCTTAAATCGACCGGGTATAAAGCAAGAGAAATGGTCTTCGATCTTAATACAAGTGTCTATACCATTCTTTTTGGCTGGCATAGGCACAATAGGAGCTGGTATTATTTTAGGTAGAGTAGAG AAATGGCGAGTTTTTAAGTCTGTTAGTGAATTGTTCATTTTGGTACCCGCGCTGTTGGGTCTGAAGGGCAATTTGGACATGTGCCTGGCCTCACGTCTATCTACTCAGGTCAATTTGGGCAATATGACGGGACGCAAAGAGGTTATACGTATGATTGTGGGCAACATAGCATTGGTGCAGGTGCAGGCCACGGTGGCATCATTTTTGGTTGCTATGTTTGCGGTGTCGGTGGGAGCTGCCATGGATGGTAATTTCTACTTTGAACATGTTATGTTATTGACGGCGTCCGCAATGTTTACGGCGACATCGTCATGTTTTGTGTTAG aCTTTGTATTAGTGGCTGTGATATTATTATCTCAAAAGTATCGTTTGAATCCTGATAATTTGGCAACCCCCTTAGCTGCCTCCATAGGTGATGTGGTTTCAATTAGTTTGCTATCGTTTATTGCTTCGATTTTATTCGATAACATAA AAACTCATTTATGGATAACTTATGTTGTAGTCGCCTGTTATCTGGTCTTGTTACCCATGTGGGTAAcagttgtattaaaaaataaatatacacgCCCTGTACTCAAGAGTGGATGGGTGCCAGTGCTGTCTGCATTGTGTATTAGTGG TTTGGGTGGCTTGGTGCTAGATGCTGCTGTCGAAGTTTTCCATGGCTTTGTGGTATTCCAGCCGATTATTAATGGTATTGGCGGTAATTTGGTATCGGTACAGGCTAGTAAAATATCAACAATGCTGCATCAGAGTTCAATTATTGGCATTATACCaccacatacaaaaatattcgaatggCCCTGGAAAGCTTTGTTCAAAGGAG TGCCCTATGCTAAAACTGCACGTTTATTGATTGCCCTGTCAATTCCTGgtaatatattgtttatatatgtaGCTGATTATATACACATGTCCCAATCGACAATAACCTGGGCGTTTGCTCTCTCATACTTGCTTGCCAGTTTAATAcag TTAATGCTTCTTTTGTATATCGCCCACATAATTGTGCATGCCATGTGGAAGTGGAAAATAGATCCGGACAATTCTTCAATACCTTATCTTACGGCCTTGGGTGATTTATTGGGCTCTAGTCTGTTGGCCTTGGCCTTTATATTCCTGTTATCGATTAACAAGGAATATGGCGTTGGCTTGGATACTTTAAATGCTTCAAACTGA
- the LOC135956313 gene encoding solute carrier family 41 member 2 isoform X2 has product MVSIFRSQGYSPLPSRDDDAVDGEDTDNDKLSGLPHSTTGSLSSIITTSIASSEPDPGAGGGGGNGGGGHDPSNSVDEKMALNRPGIKQEKWSSILIQVSIPFFLAGIGTIGAGIILGRVEKWRVFKSVSELFILVPALLGLKGNLDMCLASRLSTQVNLGNMTGRKEVIRMIVGNIALVQVQATVASFLVAMFAVSVGAAMDGNFYFEHVMLLTASAMFTATSSCFVLDFVLVAVILLSQKYRLNPDNLATPLAASIGDVVSISLLSFIASILFDNIKTHLWITYVVVACYLVLLPMWVTVVLKNKYTRPVLKSGWVPVLSALCISGLGGLVLDAAVEVFHGFVVFQPIINGIGGNLVSVQASKISTMLHQSSIIGIIPPHTKIFEWPWKALFKGVPYAKTARLLIALSIPGNILFIYVADYIHMSQSTITWAFALSYLLASLIQLMLLLYIAHIIVHAMWKWKIDPDNSSIPYLTALGDLLGSSLLALAFIFLLSINKEYGVGLDTLNASN; this is encoded by the exons ACACCGACAATGACAAATTGTCCGGTTTACCACATTCGACAACCGGTTCATTAAGCTCTATCATCACGACGTCCATAGCATCCTCAGAACCTGATCCAGGAGCGGGCGGCGGTGGCGGCAATGGCGGCGGTGGTCATGATCCCTCAAATAGTGTAGATGAAAAGATGGCCTTAAATCGACCGGGTATAAAGCAAGAGAAATGGTCTTCGATCTTAATACAAGTGTCTATACCATTCTTTTTGGCTGGCATAGGCACAATAGGAGCTGGTATTATTTTAGGTAGAGTAGAG AAATGGCGAGTTTTTAAGTCTGTTAGTGAATTGTTCATTTTGGTACCCGCGCTGTTGGGTCTGAAGGGCAATTTGGACATGTGCCTGGCCTCACGTCTATCTACTCAGGTCAATTTGGGCAATATGACGGGACGCAAAGAGGTTATACGTATGATTGTGGGCAACATAGCATTGGTGCAGGTGCAGGCCACGGTGGCATCATTTTTGGTTGCTATGTTTGCGGTGTCGGTGGGAGCTGCCATGGATGGTAATTTCTACTTTGAACATGTTATGTTATTGACGGCGTCCGCAATGTTTACGGCGACATCGTCATGTTTTGTGTTAG aCTTTGTATTAGTGGCTGTGATATTATTATCTCAAAAGTATCGTTTGAATCCTGATAATTTGGCAACCCCCTTAGCTGCCTCCATAGGTGATGTGGTTTCAATTAGTTTGCTATCGTTTATTGCTTCGATTTTATTCGATAACATAA AAACTCATTTATGGATAACTTATGTTGTAGTCGCCTGTTATCTGGTCTTGTTACCCATGTGGGTAAcagttgtattaaaaaataaatatacacgCCCTGTACTCAAGAGTGGATGGGTGCCAGTGCTGTCTGCATTGTGTATTAGTGG TTTGGGTGGCTTGGTGCTAGATGCTGCTGTCGAAGTTTTCCATGGCTTTGTGGTATTCCAGCCGATTATTAATGGTATTGGCGGTAATTTGGTATCGGTACAGGCTAGTAAAATATCAACAATGCTGCATCAGAGTTCAATTATTGGCATTATACCaccacatacaaaaatattcgaatggCCCTGGAAAGCTTTGTTCAAAGGAG TGCCCTATGCTAAAACTGCACGTTTATTGATTGCCCTGTCAATTCCTGgtaatatattgtttatatatgtaGCTGATTATATACACATGTCCCAATCGACAATAACCTGGGCGTTTGCTCTCTCATACTTGCTTGCCAGTTTAATAcag TTAATGCTTCTTTTGTATATCGCCCACATAATTGTGCATGCCATGTGGAAGTGGAAAATAGATCCGGACAATTCTTCAATACCTTATCTTACGGCCTTGGGTGATTTATTGGGCTCTAGTCTGTTGGCCTTGGCCTTTATATTCCTGTTATCGATTAACAAGGAATATGGCGTTGGCTTGGATACTTTAAATGCTTCAAACTGA
- the LOC135956313 gene encoding solute carrier family 41 member 1 isoform X1 has protein sequence MSLNGKNADDAAQQQLENNNYYNNNNDLKDTSFTPATTTSSSAPTATSALGNAAADSNKTHHNTSSSSFIHIPPPPSSHTTPKTTTTTPAATTANSESMSNSNSNSLSRRSLDVHTLDIHEPQQQHNNNNNKQHEQQQQPSTPTLSTNSKLNSTTHEYTSNNGVPHGHYRNTLPPQDDNFKLFTIYGNDTDNDKLSGLPHSTTGSLSSIITTSIASSEPDPGAGGGGGNGGGGHDPSNSVDEKMALNRPGIKQEKWSSILIQVSIPFFLAGIGTIGAGIILGRVEKWRVFKSVSELFILVPALLGLKGNLDMCLASRLSTQVNLGNMTGRKEVIRMIVGNIALVQVQATVASFLVAMFAVSVGAAMDGNFYFEHVMLLTASAMFTATSSCFVLDFVLVAVILLSQKYRLNPDNLATPLAASIGDVVSISLLSFIASILFDNIKTHLWITYVVVACYLVLLPMWVTVVLKNKYTRPVLKSGWVPVLSALCISGLGGLVLDAAVEVFHGFVVFQPIINGIGGNLVSVQASKISTMLHQSSIIGIIPPHTKIFEWPWKALFKGVPYAKTARLLIALSIPGNILFIYVADYIHMSQSTITWAFALSYLLASLIQLMLLLYIAHIIVHAMWKWKIDPDNSSIPYLTALGDLLGSSLLALAFIFLLSINKEYGVGLDTLNASN, from the exons ATGTCGCTCAACGGTAAAAATGCAGATGATGCAGCCCAGCAGCAATTAGAGAATAATAAttattacaacaacaataatgacCTTAAAGATACCTCCTTTACACCAGCAACGACGACGTCGTCGTCAGCGCCTACTGCAACATCAGCATTAGGAAATGCTGCTGCAGACAGCAACAAAACACATCATAACACTTCTAGTTCTAGTTTTATACACATTCCACCTCCCCCTTCTTCACATACAAcaccaaaaacaacaacaacaacaccagcaGCAACAACTGCAAATAGTGAAAGTATGAGTAACAGTAACAGCAACAGCTTAAGTAGAAGATCATTAGATGTTCACACATTAGATATACAtgaaccacaacaacaacacaataacaataataataaacaacatgaacaacaacaacagccatCAACACCAACATTATCTACAAATTCGAAATTAAACTCTACAACACATGAATACACCAGTAACAATGGTGTGCCACATGGACACTATCGTAATACATTACCACCTCAAgatgataattttaaattatttacaatttatggAAATG ACACCGACAATGACAAATTGTCCGGTTTACCACATTCGACAACCGGTTCATTAAGCTCTATCATCACGACGTCCATAGCATCCTCAGAACCTGATCCAGGAGCGGGCGGCGGTGGCGGCAATGGCGGCGGTGGTCATGATCCCTCAAATAGTGTAGATGAAAAGATGGCCTTAAATCGACCGGGTATAAAGCAAGAGAAATGGTCTTCGATCTTAATACAAGTGTCTATACCATTCTTTTTGGCTGGCATAGGCACAATAGGAGCTGGTATTATTTTAGGTAGAGTAGAG AAATGGCGAGTTTTTAAGTCTGTTAGTGAATTGTTCATTTTGGTACCCGCGCTGTTGGGTCTGAAGGGCAATTTGGACATGTGCCTGGCCTCACGTCTATCTACTCAGGTCAATTTGGGCAATATGACGGGACGCAAAGAGGTTATACGTATGATTGTGGGCAACATAGCATTGGTGCAGGTGCAGGCCACGGTGGCATCATTTTTGGTTGCTATGTTTGCGGTGTCGGTGGGAGCTGCCATGGATGGTAATTTCTACTTTGAACATGTTATGTTATTGACGGCGTCCGCAATGTTTACGGCGACATCGTCATGTTTTGTGTTAG aCTTTGTATTAGTGGCTGTGATATTATTATCTCAAAAGTATCGTTTGAATCCTGATAATTTGGCAACCCCCTTAGCTGCCTCCATAGGTGATGTGGTTTCAATTAGTTTGCTATCGTTTATTGCTTCGATTTTATTCGATAACATAA AAACTCATTTATGGATAACTTATGTTGTAGTCGCCTGTTATCTGGTCTTGTTACCCATGTGGGTAAcagttgtattaaaaaataaatatacacgCCCTGTACTCAAGAGTGGATGGGTGCCAGTGCTGTCTGCATTGTGTATTAGTGG TTTGGGTGGCTTGGTGCTAGATGCTGCTGTCGAAGTTTTCCATGGCTTTGTGGTATTCCAGCCGATTATTAATGGTATTGGCGGTAATTTGGTATCGGTACAGGCTAGTAAAATATCAACAATGCTGCATCAGAGTTCAATTATTGGCATTATACCaccacatacaaaaatattcgaatggCCCTGGAAAGCTTTGTTCAAAGGAG TGCCCTATGCTAAAACTGCACGTTTATTGATTGCCCTGTCAATTCCTGgtaatatattgtttatatatgtaGCTGATTATATACACATGTCCCAATCGACAATAACCTGGGCGTTTGCTCTCTCATACTTGCTTGCCAGTTTAATAcag TTAATGCTTCTTTTGTATATCGCCCACATAATTGTGCATGCCATGTGGAAGTGGAAAATAGATCCGGACAATTCTTCAATACCTTATCTTACGGCCTTGGGTGATTTATTGGGCTCTAGTCTGTTGGCCTTGGCCTTTATATTCCTGTTATCGATTAACAAGGAATATGGCGTTGGCTTGGATACTTTAAATGCTTCAAACTGA